In one window of Ruminococcus hominis DNA:
- a CDS encoding ICEBs1 excisionase, giving the protein MENTMKMYVTADEAAQILGVSRGYAYKIIRGLNNELKEKGYRVISGKVPTKYFEEKFYGMAVG; this is encoded by the coding sequence ATGGAGAATACGATGAAGATGTATGTAACAGCAGATGAAGCTGCACAGATTCTTGGAGTATCAAGAGGATATGCTTACAAAATCATTCGTGGTCTTAATAATGAATTGAAAGAAAAAGGCTATCGAGTGATTTCAGGCAAGGTACCTACAAAGTATTTTGAAGAAAAGTTTTATGGTATGGCAGTTGGTTAA
- a CDS encoding plasmid mobilization protein, producing the protein MEKNLDSKGRWRNKIVAFRVSTEEAEQIDACVRLSGLSKQDYIIKRLTDREIVVQGNPRVYKALRNQMAEIYEELKHLEKCSEENEELLSTLRLVAETLYGLKGENE; encoded by the coding sequence ATGGAGAAAAATCTGGACAGTAAAGGAAGATGGAGAAACAAAATCGTAGCATTCCGGGTATCCACGGAAGAAGCAGAGCAAATTGATGCATGTGTCCGATTGTCAGGACTTAGCAAGCAGGACTATATCATAAAACGATTAACTGATCGGGAAATTGTGGTACAGGGAAATCCAAGAGTGTATAAAGCATTGCGAAATCAGATGGCAGAGATTTATGAAGAATTGAAACATCTGGAAAAATGCAGTGAGGAAAACGAAGAGTTGCTGAGTACCCTGAGATTGGTCGCAGAGACATTGTATGGATTGAAAGGGGAAAATGAATGA
- a CDS encoding helix-turn-helix domain-containing protein, translated as MAIGQRIKFFRNRKGITQKQLGEQLGFKGKTSDVRMAQYESEARVPKIDLVKQMSQIFDVNTHALTVPDIDTHIGLMHTLFALEDMYGLKVKNVDGQPHLCLDSSISAPGSSVDEIFRAWMEQADKLENGEISKEEYDEWRYKYPELDTYQKRAKVPSQELSDYLVKELTKKEK; from the coding sequence ATGGCAATCGGACAACGTATCAAATTTTTTCGCAACCGCAAAGGCATTACACAAAAGCAACTCGGAGAGCAACTGGGATTCAAAGGAAAAACCTCAGATGTCCGCATGGCTCAGTATGAATCTGAAGCCAGAGTTCCTAAAATCGATCTTGTAAAACAAATGTCTCAGATCTTCGATGTCAATACTCATGCCTTAACAGTTCCAGATATTGATACTCACATAGGTCTGATGCATACACTATTTGCACTGGAAGATATGTATGGTCTAAAGGTAAAAAATGTAGATGGACAACCTCATCTCTGCCTTGACTCTTCCATATCTGCTCCCGGCTCATCTGTCGATGAAATATTTCGTGCATGGATGGAACAAGCTGACAAACTGGAAAACGGTGAAATCAGCAAGGAAGAATATGATGAATGGAGATATAAGTACCCGGAACTGGATACTTACCAGAAACGTGCCAAGGTACCATCTCAGGAGCTGAGTGATTACCTCGTAAAAGAATTGACTAAAAAAGAAAAATAA
- a CDS encoding DUF5348 domain-containing protein — translation MREGRLGYNSYNKRYGLLSSDLWIDTGFHCGECLEVLVDDQWVKTRIEMNLAREWYLVGTPYCGDLEYVRARIPE, via the coding sequence ATGAGAGAAGGAAGATTAGGTTACAACAGTTATAACAAGAGATATGGCTTATTATCATCAGACTTATGGATTGATACGGGATTTCATTGCGGAGAATGTCTGGAAGTTCTAGTTGATGATCAGTGGGTAAAGACACGAATAGAAATGAATCTGGCGAGAGAATGGTATTTGGTTGGAACACCATATTGTGGAGATCTGGAGTATGTACGGGCAAGGATACCGGAATAA
- a CDS encoding DUF6061 family protein, whose product MMDENRLDNIVKCAYNMDNGYVEVWYVDGNMLRIKCEEVEAALRTTEQSLAKLHKLLDNKPIEYVAMALSGEMQAYCDVEDDMVKSMFGTIVHGYLKKGYNRATAEMMAREFFRYES is encoded by the coding sequence ATGATGGATGAGAATAGATTGGATAACATTGTAAAATGTGCCTATAACATGGATAATGGATATGTTGAGGTGTGGTATGTTGACGGGAATATGCTTCGAATAAAGTGCGAGGAGGTTGAGGCTGCTCTGCGGACAACAGAGCAGTCGCTAGCAAAGCTTCATAAGCTATTGGACAATAAGCCGATAGAGTATGTGGCAATGGCTTTATCCGGGGAAATGCAGGCATATTGTGATGTTGAGGATGATATGGTTAAAAGTATGTTTGGAACGATTGTGCATGGGTATTTGAAGAAAGGGTATAATCGGGCTACGGCGGAGATGATGGCGAGGGAATTTTTTAGGTATGAGAGTTGA
- a CDS encoding site-specific integrase, whose product MSIHKDNATGKWRVVYRYTDWTGETHQSSKRGFPTKREAQMWERELLLKKEAKLDMTFESFYEIYVEDMQNRIRDNTWGTKTNIARTKILPYFGKRKIGEIEPRDIIAWQNELFAIRQPNGKPYSASYLQKIHSQLSAIFNHAVNFYHLPSNPAQKAGNMGKEEHREMLFWTKEEYLKFADVMMDKPVSYYAFEILYWCGLRMGELLALTPTDFNFETHTLRINKSYQRLHREDVITPPKTLKSNRTIKMPQFLCDEMQDYLKMLYEPKEDERIFTISKSYLHHEMNRGSKVSGVKRIRVHDLRHSHVSLLINMGFTVLAIADRMGHESIDITYRYAHLFPSEQTQMAEQLDIERMEKLNGEKSGQ is encoded by the coding sequence ATGAGTATTCATAAAGATAATGCCACTGGAAAGTGGCGAGTAGTCTATCGTTATACCGATTGGACAGGAGAAACGCACCAGTCATCCAAAAGAGGATTTCCTACAAAACGAGAAGCGCAGATGTGGGAACGAGAGCTATTGCTGAAGAAAGAAGCCAAACTGGACATGACTTTCGAAAGCTTTTATGAGATTTATGTGGAGGATATGCAAAATCGAATTCGTGATAATACCTGGGGAACGAAGACGAATATTGCCAGAACTAAAATTCTTCCTTATTTCGGAAAGCGTAAGATAGGAGAAATTGAGCCAAGGGACATTATTGCATGGCAGAATGAACTGTTTGCGATCCGGCAACCAAATGGAAAACCGTATTCCGCCTCTTATCTGCAGAAAATTCACAGTCAGTTAAGTGCTATTTTCAACCATGCAGTTAATTTTTACCATCTTCCATCTAATCCAGCGCAGAAAGCAGGAAATATGGGAAAAGAGGAGCATCGGGAAATGTTGTTCTGGACAAAGGAAGAATATCTGAAATTTGCAGATGTCATGATGGACAAGCCTGTTTCCTATTATGCATTTGAAATACTTTACTGGTGTGGGCTTCGTATGGGCGAATTATTAGCACTTACACCGACAGATTTCAATTTTGAAACGCATACACTACGGATTAACAAGTCCTATCAGAGACTGCACCGAGAAGATGTGATTACACCACCAAAGACGTTAAAAAGTAATCGAACCATTAAGATGCCACAGTTTTTGTGTGATGAGATGCAGGATTATCTGAAAATGCTGTATGAGCCGAAAGAGGACGAACGGATTTTCACAATTTCCAAATCTTATCTGCATCATGAAATGAACAGAGGATCAAAAGTGTCTGGGGTGAAGCGAATCCGTGTGCATGATTTGAGACATTCCCATGTATCGTTGTTGATCAATATGGGATTTACGGTATTAGCAATCGCAGACCGAATGGGACATGAGAGCATTGATATCACTTACCGATATGCACATCTGTTTCCAAGTGAGCAGACACAGATGGCAGAACAGTTGGATATTGAAAGGATGGAAAAATTAAATGGAGAAAAATCTGGACAGTAA
- a CDS encoding plasmid mobilization protein: MSGVHKHPTISFRVSDREREMIEAKILASGMQKKDYFVRSCIYNRICVVGKKEVIYQLVEELQNMQTNISELVRQLEQQDVTLTDEGLEDMRNDCMDMLQAIISMLDGAKYLWQGTKEEKEKSPNSGNCQDL; this comes from the coding sequence ATGAGCGGAGTACACAAACATCCAACAATCAGCTTTCGTGTATCGGACAGAGAGCGGGAAATGATTGAAGCCAAGATACTTGCAAGCGGTATGCAGAAGAAAGATTATTTTGTACGTTCTTGCATTTATAACAGAATATGCGTTGTAGGTAAGAAAGAGGTCATTTACCAGCTTGTAGAGGAATTGCAGAATATGCAGACCAATATATCCGAACTGGTAAGGCAGCTGGAGCAGCAGGATGTAACGCTTACAGACGAAGGATTGGAAGATATGCGGAATGACTGTATGGATATGTTACAGGCGATTATTTCAATGCTTGATGGTGCAAAGTATCTCTGGCAGGGAACAAAGGAAGAAAAAGAAAAAAGTCCCAACAGCGGCAACTGTCAGGACTTGTGA
- a CDS encoding helix-turn-helix domain-containing protein has product MTTGEKIKYFRNMRGISQETLGQLSGINSATIKKYEYGIRNPKPDQLLKIANALGISINIFMDFGIETVSDVLSLLFKLDDQIDMKFEADKDDEGNFKPATVKLSFKNNLINKKLCTYMKALEIRENMLKAKDDYSEEEYADSLQHINENIEEIKQHLLDDNMVVKKGTDRLTVKNYPN; this is encoded by the coding sequence ATGACTACTGGAGAAAAGATTAAATACTTTCGCAATATGCGTGGAATATCACAGGAAACGCTTGGTCAGTTGTCCGGCATAAACTCTGCAACAATAAAGAAATATGAATACGGAATCCGTAATCCAAAGCCTGACCAGCTTTTAAAAATTGCCAATGCACTAGGCATCAGCATTAATATTTTCATGGATTTTGGTATAGAAACAGTTTCTGATGTATTATCATTACTGTTTAAACTGGATGACCAGATTGATATGAAATTTGAGGCAGATAAGGACGATGAGGGCAATTTCAAACCTGCTACTGTTAAGCTGTCCTTTAAGAACAACCTCATCAATAAAAAACTTTGTACCTATATGAAAGCTCTGGAAATTCGTGAAAATATGCTAAAAGCTAAAGATGATTATTCAGAAGAAGAGTATGCTGACAGTTTGCAGCATATCAATGAAAATATCGAAGAAATCAAGCAACACCTGCTTGATGACAATATGGTTGTCAAAAAAGGCACTGACCGCCTTACTGTAAAAAATTATCCAAATTAG
- a CDS encoding CPBP family intramembrane glutamic endopeptidase, translating into MEGEKMWKSNKIAILYSVITLFTTFILGQILLILYPDGNTTGSSVLFILMNLIPMIVAIFFSKYEKRKNVLKDMFLQREKLTPYLLAMGSVILYYTVSIILRNVEFTGGTLLALLAYIPWTILQGGLEECGWRWYLQTKLEINNFAVKMFVISIIWFLWHIPVYRLSWITAGSSNYLIFYLMILGNTFMFGVIKEKSKGVLPCVVAHMLIDSFAVLMLVQSNLMPIIILVSIEIIFSCLCVNLKK; encoded by the coding sequence ATGGAAGGAGAAAAAATGTGGAAAAGTAATAAAATTGCAATATTATATTCTGTGATTACTTTATTTACAACTTTTATCTTAGGGCAAATATTATTAATTTTATATCCTGATGGTAATACAACTGGCTCATCAGTATTGTTTATTTTGATGAATCTGATTCCAATGATTGTTGCTATATTTTTTTCTAAATATGAGAAAAGAAAAAATGTATTAAAGGACATGTTTTTACAGCGTGAAAAATTGACACCATATCTTTTGGCAATGGGTAGTGTTATTTTATACTATACCGTTTCCATAATATTAAGAAATGTAGAATTTACAGGTGGAACACTATTGGCTTTATTAGCTTATATTCCTTGGACGATATTACAAGGTGGTCTTGAGGAATGTGGCTGGCGGTGGTATCTACAAACAAAGTTAGAAATAAATAACTTTGCAGTTAAAATGTTTGTAATATCTATAATATGGTTTTTGTGGCATATACCTGTATATCGATTATCTTGGATAACAGCAGGTTCATCAAATTATTTGATTTTTTACTTAATGATATTAGGTAATACTTTTATGTTTGGTGTAATAAAAGAAAAATCCAAAGGTGTTTTGCCATGTGTTGTAGCACATATGTTAATAGATTCTTTCGCAGTATTAATGCTAGTACAGAGTAATTTGATGCCAATAATTATATTGGTGTCAATAGAAATAATATTTAGCTGCCTTTGTGTTAACTTGAAAAAGTAA
- a CDS encoding helix-turn-helix domain-containing protein, whose product MTNRTFMTVEEVAAELGVSKSYAYKIVKQLNEELKKLGYLTVAGRVNTNYFRKKVCYSEM is encoded by the coding sequence GTGACGAACAGAACTTTTATGACAGTAGAAGAAGTAGCAGCGGAACTGGGTGTTTCTAAGTCTTATGCTTATAAGATTGTCAAACAGCTAAATGAAGAATTAAAGAAGCTGGGTTATCTTACGGTAGCTGGCAGAGTAAACACCAATTATTTCCGCAAAAAAGTATGTTACAGCGAAATGTAA
- a CDS encoding AAA family ATPase → MEEQKTELKMIRMSEVRSQEVKWLWYPFIPYGKLTIIQGDPGDGKTTLVLNIAAKLSKGEHLDNDMNVQEPVNVIYQTAEDGLADTVKPRLELAGADCEKILVIDESDKSLSMADERLEEALVKTGAKVLILDPIQAYLGGGMDMNRANEARDMTKKLGALAEKYQCAILLIGHMNKASGNKAAYRGMGSIDFFAVARSVLLVGRIEGEPNTRAVVQIKNNLAAFGHPKAFMLSETGFRWLGDYEITADEVLGGIAPKANKLEQAKQMLRELAETTNMVQSNEIFEMADKQGISKRTLENAKKELGIQAKKINNSWYWELDAVKQR, encoded by the coding sequence ATGGAAGAACAGAAAACAGAATTAAAGATGATACGGATGTCAGAGGTACGATCGCAGGAAGTGAAGTGGCTGTGGTATCCATTTATACCATATGGAAAGCTGACAATCATTCAGGGTGACCCGGGAGATGGAAAAACCACATTAGTTTTAAACATAGCAGCCAAGTTATCTAAGGGAGAGCATCTTGACAACGATATGAATGTACAGGAGCCTGTAAATGTGATTTATCAGACGGCAGAGGATGGACTGGCAGATACAGTAAAGCCAAGACTTGAGCTTGCCGGAGCGGATTGTGAAAAGATACTTGTTATTGATGAAAGTGATAAATCCCTGTCTATGGCAGATGAAAGGCTTGAAGAGGCACTTGTTAAGACTGGGGCAAAAGTATTGATACTTGATCCGATACAGGCTTATCTCGGTGGTGGAATGGATATGAACCGGGCAAATGAGGCAAGAGATATGACAAAGAAACTTGGAGCATTAGCAGAGAAATACCAATGTGCAATTCTTCTTATCGGTCATATGAATAAGGCATCAGGAAATAAAGCCGCATATAGAGGTATGGGGTCTATTGATTTCTTCGCAGTAGCCAGGAGCGTGCTTCTGGTCGGCAGAATAGAGGGAGAACCTAATACAAGAGCAGTTGTTCAGATAAAGAATAATCTTGCGGCATTTGGACATCCGAAGGCATTTATGTTATCAGAAACGGGCTTTCGTTGGTTGGGAGATTATGAGATTACAGCAGATGAAGTACTTGGCGGTATTGCACCAAAGGCAAATAAGCTGGAACAAGCAAAGCAAATGCTTCGTGAATTGGCAGAAACAACTAATATGGTGCAGAGTAATGAAATATTTGAAATGGCTGATAAACAGGGCATTTCAAAGAGAACATTGGAAAATGCAAAGAAAGAATTGGGCATCCAGGCAAAGAAAATCAATAACTCGTGGTATTGGGAATTGGATGCAGTAAAACAGAGATAG
- a CDS encoding complexin-2, whose amino-acid sequence MKNVQISEELFVAIMRYFMLEQEELLPQIKQGLEKKLDAMVMRELYTKYKTAPMEEEKEKARKEYLDRRGVPESFRW is encoded by the coding sequence ATGAAAAATGTACAGATTTCAGAAGAACTTTTCGTTGCGATAATGAGATATTTTATGTTGGAACAGGAGGAACTGTTGCCTCAGATAAAACAGGGGCTGGAGAAGAAACTGGATGCAATGGTAATGAGAGAATTATATACAAAATATAAGACTGCACCAATGGAAGAAGAAAAGGAAAAGGCTCGAAAGGAATATTTGGATAGACGAGGTGTGCCGGAGAGTTTTCGGTGGTAG
- a CDS encoding AAA family ATPase: MTAKEKMTAPIASVGADVEQPSSNKLTNQSIADLPGKGNLQATNNAENTEKSASKKNPDDLETVSMMELYDTAYPPKLPIVDGLLYNGTYLFVGPPKIGKSFFMAQIGYHISEGLPLWGFSVRQGTVLYLALEDDYARLQKRLSQMFGMEGSENFYFATKSKSLNDGLEKQLVTFVTEHKDARLIIIDTLQKVREVGGDKFSYASDYEIVTKLKAFSDKYGICFLVVHHTRKMESSDSFDMISGTNGLLGAADGAFVMQKEKRTDNKAVLEVAGRDQQDQKLWLNFNRERCVWELTKTETELWKEPEDPVLEKIKELVTETTPEWAGTATELVEVLQVEMQPNALSRKLNVSLERLILEYGIQYKTERGHDGRKIRLTFVGKQA, encoded by the coding sequence ATGACAGCAAAAGAAAAAATGACTGCTCCGATTGCATCTGTTGGCGCAGATGTGGAACAGCCATCAAGTAATAAATTAACCAACCAAAGTATAGCAGATTTGCCCGGTAAGGGCAATCTGCAAGCCACAAATAATGCGGAAAATACAGAAAAATCAGCAAGTAAAAAGAATCCAGATGATCTGGAAACAGTTTCTATGATGGAATTATACGATACCGCATATCCACCAAAACTGCCAATTGTAGATGGACTTCTGTATAACGGAACTTACCTGTTTGTCGGTCCGCCGAAAATTGGAAAATCATTCTTTATGGCACAGATCGGCTATCACATCAGTGAGGGACTTCCATTGTGGGGCTTTTCAGTCAGACAGGGAACGGTTCTGTATCTGGCATTAGAAGATGATTATGCAAGGTTGCAAAAGCGGTTATCACAGATGTTTGGAATGGAAGGCAGTGAGAATTTCTATTTCGCTACAAAATCTAAATCGCTCAATGACGGACTGGAAAAACAGCTTGTAACGTTTGTAACAGAGCATAAAGACGCAAGATTGATTATCATTGATACTCTTCAGAAGGTTCGAGAGGTCGGTGGAGATAAATTCAGTTATGCCAGCGATTACGAGATTGTAACGAAGCTGAAAGCATTCAGTGATAAATATGGTATCTGTTTTCTGGTTGTGCATCATACAAGGAAAATGGAATCTTCAGATAGTTTTGATATGATTTCTGGCACGAATGGATTGCTTGGAGCTGCGGATGGAGCATTCGTCATGCAGAAAGAAAAACGGACAGATAATAAGGCAGTTCTGGAAGTGGCAGGGCGTGACCAGCAGGATCAGAAACTGTGGTTGAACTTTAATCGGGAGAGATGTGTCTGGGAACTTACCAAGACAGAAACAGAACTTTGGAAAGAACCAGAAGATCCAGTGTTGGAAAAAATCAAAGAACTTGTAACAGAAACTACGCCAGAGTGGGCAGGAACAGCAACAGAGCTTGTGGAAGTATTGCAGGTGGAAATGCAGCCGAACGCATTATCACGAAAATTAAATGTCAGCCTGGAACGATTGATTCTGGAATATGGAATCCAGTATAAAACAGAGCGGGGACACGACGGAAGAAAAATTAGATTAACCTTTGTCGGAAAACAAGCGTGA
- a CDS encoding site-specific integrase, whose product MPATRDGKTWRCQFYYEDWQGVRHKKNKRGFKTKAEAEEWERNFRQQQRKNLDINFENFVEIYFTDMENRLRKSTIKNKRYVFDLKVTPYFKKKKMYEIKTADIRAWQNELIKQGYAPTYLKSINNQLAALFNYAVRYYDLKDNPCRKAGSIGKSKADDMEFWTKQEFKQFLPSMEKKPEAKMAFMLLYWTGMRIGELLALTYEDIDLEKRIISISKSYQRLDGKDVITPPKTPKSNRKITIPPFLAEELKEYCSHLYGIMPNERMFRFTKSYMEHEIVRGIKETGVKRIRLHDLRHSHASLLVELGFQPLAIAERLGHEKIETTLNTYSHLYPNKQAELADRLELENEEGNL is encoded by the coding sequence ATGCCAGCTACACGAGATGGTAAAACATGGCGCTGCCAGTTCTATTATGAGGACTGGCAGGGTGTACGCCATAAAAAGAACAAAAGAGGCTTTAAGACAAAGGCAGAAGCAGAGGAATGGGAGCGTAACTTCCGGCAACAGCAGAGAAAGAATCTGGATATCAACTTTGAGAACTTCGTTGAAATCTATTTTACCGATATGGAGAACAGACTTAGAAAAAGTACGATTAAGAATAAACGATATGTGTTTGACCTAAAGGTTACGCCGTATTTTAAGAAGAAAAAGATGTATGAGATTAAGACAGCGGATATTCGGGCATGGCAGAATGAACTGATTAAGCAGGGGTATGCACCAACTTATCTTAAAAGTATCAATAACCAGTTGGCAGCACTTTTCAATTATGCAGTCAGATATTATGACCTGAAAGATAATCCTTGCAGAAAAGCAGGAAGTATCGGAAAAAGCAAAGCTGACGATATGGAGTTTTGGACAAAGCAGGAATTTAAGCAGTTTCTTCCGTCTATGGAGAAGAAACCGGAGGCGAAGATGGCATTTATGCTTCTTTACTGGACAGGAATGCGTATAGGTGAATTACTGGCACTTACCTATGAAGATATTGATTTAGAAAAGCGTATTATAAGCATTTCAAAATCATATCAGAGATTAGATGGAAAGGATGTGATTACACCGCCTAAAACACCAAAGAGCAATCGTAAGATTACGATTCCACCATTTCTGGCAGAGGAACTAAAGGAATATTGCAGTCATTTATATGGAATTATGCCAAATGAAAGAATGTTTCGGTTTACAAAGTCTTATATGGAACATGAGATTGTACGAGGCATAAAGGAAACAGGTGTAAAGAGAATCCGTCTGCATGACCTGCGGCACAGCCACGCATCACTTCTGGTGGAACTTGGATTTCAGCCATTGGCAATAGCAGAGCGGCTGGGACATGAAAAGATAGAAACCACATTAAATACTTATTCACATTTATATCCGAATAAGCAGGCAGAACTGGCAGACAGGCTAGAACTGGAGAACGAAGAGGGCAATCTATGA
- a CDS encoding plasmid recombination protein → MERTISAMIGKGSVNHNTRAFTAKNVDKNRSADKVEFCQEDIKQVYHKLFDEARERYNAKQKRKDRMIDNYYEKIRRGKQEKLFHEVIFQIGNKDDMNAKNEDGLLAKRILTEFMDEFQARNPNLYVFSAYLHMDEETPHLHIDFVPYITGSKRGLDTRVSLKSALAAEGFTGGTRGATELNQWIASEKQELATVMERYGVEWLQKGTHEKHLSVLEFEKQERAKEVAELDSQKQEKTSEVAKLNQAVSSMKQELMNTTIKQVRAEEAVEKAREKGIAVQRDNETLSASNQQLRVENTSLEIKKVELRMDNRHLEQQQWQLRTDNSELEMKQSVLQSENQRLEQEQNKLQEDNEKLEQKQTSLQSDNQALKQMQDKLQKDNAKLEIQQKKLRSRIDQMVQSEKLLQRDVRKYDEEPEWQLPEPGAFASAKLFRDKVALPLVNKLKELVKSLTIQCVRLKEEVLQLRDKVKDLTSDVEFYKGKIRDMSAKTELLQEKADDLERVKRYAGAEQIDTIIGKVKEQERMERQAIQYHRSYGAR, encoded by the coding sequence ATGGAGAGAACGATAAGTGCAATGATCGGAAAAGGTTCTGTGAACCATAATACCAGAGCATTTACAGCTAAGAATGTAGATAAAAACAGAAGTGCTGATAAAGTGGAATTTTGCCAGGAAGATATTAAGCAGGTTTATCATAAATTGTTTGATGAAGCACGGGAACGATATAATGCAAAACAGAAACGGAAAGATCGCATGATTGATAATTACTATGAAAAAATCAGGAGGGGTAAGCAGGAAAAGTTATTTCATGAAGTGATATTTCAGATTGGAAATAAAGATGATATGAATGCCAAAAATGAAGATGGATTGTTGGCAAAAAGGATTTTAACGGAATTTATGGATGAGTTCCAAGCTAGAAATCCGAACTTGTATGTATTCTCGGCATATTTGCATATGGATGAAGAAACACCGCATCTGCACATTGATTTTGTACCATATATTACAGGAAGTAAGCGAGGACTTGATACAAGGGTATCATTAAAATCTGCACTAGCGGCAGAAGGCTTCACCGGTGGCACTAGAGGTGCTACCGAATTAAATCAGTGGATTGCATCAGAAAAGCAGGAACTTGCGACAGTCATGGAGCGATATGGTGTGGAATGGCTGCAAAAGGGTACACATGAGAAACATTTGTCGGTGCTTGAATTTGAAAAGCAGGAGAGAGCTAAAGAAGTAGCAGAATTAGACAGTCAAAAGCAGGAAAAGACCTCAGAGGTTGCTAAATTGAATCAGGCAGTATCCTCTATGAAACAGGAACTAATGAACACTACAATTAAGCAGGTAAGGGCTGAGGAGGCTGTTGAAAAAGCAAGAGAGAAAGGTATTGCTGTTCAGAGAGATAATGAAACATTAAGTGCAAGCAATCAACAATTGCGAGTGGAGAATACAAGCCTTGAAATAAAAAAGGTGGAACTACGAATGGATAATCGACACTTGGAACAGCAACAATGGCAATTGCGGACAGATAATAGCGAGTTGGAGATGAAACAGAGTGTTTTACAGTCCGAGAACCAACGATTGGAACAAGAACAGAATAAATTGCAAGAGGATAATGAAAAGCTGGAGCAGAAGCAAACTTCGTTACAATCGGATAATCAGGCATTAAAACAAATGCAGGATAAGCTACAGAAAGATAATGCCAAACTTGAAATACAACAGAAGAAATTGAGAAGCAGAATTGATCAGATGGTGCAATCAGAGAAGCTGTTGCAACGTGATGTTCGAAAATATGATGAAGAACCTGAATGGCAACTTCCAGAGCCGGGAGCATTTGCAAGTGCAAAGTTATTTCGGGATAAAGTAGCGTTGCCTCTTGTGAACAAATTGAAGGAACTGGTAAAAAGCTTGACAATCCAATGCGTTAGATTAAAAGAGGAAGTGCTTCAACTGCGAGATAAAGTTAAGGATCTCACAAGTGATGTAGAATTTTACAAAGGAAAAATTAGAGATATGTCTGCAAAAACAGAATTATTGCAGGAAAAAGCTGATGATCTGGAGCGTGTGAAACGATATGCCGGTGCGGAGCAAATTGATACTATTATCGGTAAGGTAAAGGAGCAGGAACGCATGGAGCGTCAGGCAATACAGTATCACAGGTCTTATGGAGCGAGATAA
- a CDS encoding complexin-2 has product MQIPKDLLLALFQYHLARNEEYLPEIEKALMEKLDSMVKRQLYTTFKTASTEEEREKAR; this is encoded by the coding sequence GTGCAGATACCAAAAGATTTATTACTGGCATTGTTCCAGTATCATCTTGCCAGGAATGAGGAATATTTGCCGGAGATAGAAAAAGCATTGATGGAAAAATTAGACAGTATGGTAAAACGTCAGTTATATACAACATTCAAAACAGCATCAACCGAGGAAGAACGGGAAAAGGCAAGATAA
- a CDS encoding putative holin-like toxin — protein MTVYEIISIFIGILALLMSFGSLIVALLAFLDKRNKRK, from the coding sequence ATGACAGTTTATGAGATCATTTCGATTTTCATTGGGATATTAGCATTGTTGATGTCCTTTGGTAGCTTGATTGTAGCGTTGCTTGCCTTTCTCGATAAGAGAAACAAGCGAAAATAA